From the Roseiconus lacunae genome, one window contains:
- a CDS encoding 30S ribosomal protein S1, producing the protein MSNESQPGAQSTEAPESVSDPAVSSAESSAAQDNSAGQTSSDAPATTESTPKPASKPPQPAGAGPLAARGLGVAKPASPSVSTEQLEKAEAKSAKAGKKKKAPRPRLHGEKEGQSPAASVAKKPSRVDVPSVRGELSDDLLAEFEAELASADVDAMLGGSAGMPDRKEPLADGSRISAQVLKIHQDSVYLSLGGPDEGVVPFEQFTEAEPQIGSSIEVLVRGFSRQDGLYMCSLPGSTIDVADWSDLEEGAVIEAVVTGHNTGGLECKVGGVRAFMPISQIAEYRVEDASEFVDQKFVCLVTEANERRGNLVISRRAILEREREAKRAEQLQKIEPGDVVEGVVRTIKDFGAFVDLGALEGLVHVSKLSWDRIKHPGEVLEVGQKVKVKIDSVDKETGKLSLSYRDMLENPWDAAEAEYALGSVHKGTITRIASFGCFVRLAPGIEGLVHVSELANHRVSKVDAFVSEGQEVDVKVLSFDRASQKIGLSMKAANTPAEDSKPVVEEVDEPQRDVAVKPQHAGPLKGGNNRETGGEQFGLRW; encoded by the coding sequence ATGAGTAACGAATCTCAACCGGGTGCCCAATCCACCGAGGCACCAGAATCCGTCAGCGACCCCGCCGTTTCGTCGGCAGAAAGTTCCGCGGCCCAAGACAATTCTGCGGGCCAGACGTCTTCCGACGCGCCCGCCACCACGGAATCGACGCCGAAGCCAGCCTCGAAACCGCCCCAGCCTGCCGGAGCGGGACCATTGGCCGCCCGCGGCCTGGGCGTCGCCAAGCCCGCGTCGCCTTCGGTTTCGACGGAACAACTCGAAAAAGCGGAAGCAAAATCGGCCAAGGCTGGAAAAAAGAAAAAGGCGCCGCGGCCACGACTGCACGGTGAGAAAGAGGGGCAGTCACCGGCTGCTTCGGTGGCTAAGAAACCGTCACGGGTTGACGTGCCATCGGTACGCGGTGAACTCTCCGACGACTTACTGGCCGAATTCGAAGCCGAACTGGCGTCCGCCGATGTCGACGCGATGCTGGGCGGCAGCGCCGGAATGCCTGACCGCAAAGAACCGCTGGCCGATGGCTCGCGGATATCGGCACAGGTTTTGAAGATTCATCAAGATAGCGTCTACCTTTCGCTCGGCGGCCCCGACGAAGGCGTCGTGCCGTTCGAACAATTCACCGAAGCGGAACCACAAATCGGATCTTCGATCGAAGTCCTGGTCCGTGGTTTCAGTCGGCAAGATGGCCTTTACATGTGTTCGCTTCCGGGGTCAACGATCGATGTCGCCGACTGGAGCGACTTGGAAGAAGGCGCCGTTATCGAAGCCGTCGTCACGGGACACAACACCGGTGGCTTGGAGTGCAAGGTCGGTGGCGTTCGCGCGTTCATGCCGATCAGCCAGATCGCCGAATACCGGGTGGAGGATGCCAGCGAGTTTGTCGATCAGAAGTTCGTTTGCCTAGTGACCGAAGCAAACGAACGGCGTGGTAATTTGGTGATCAGCCGACGTGCGATCTTGGAACGAGAACGCGAGGCCAAACGCGCCGAGCAACTCCAGAAGATCGAACCCGGTGATGTTGTCGAAGGTGTCGTAAGGACAATCAAGGACTTCGGCGCATTCGTCGACCTCGGTGCACTCGAAGGACTGGTGCACGTCAGCAAACTAAGCTGGGACCGTATCAAACATCCCGGTGAAGTGCTGGAGGTCGGCCAGAAAGTCAAAGTCAAAATTGATTCCGTCGATAAAGAAACCGGTAAGCTCAGCCTTTCCTACCGGGACATGCTCGAGAATCCTTGGGATGCCGCCGAAGCAGAATACGCACTCGGAAGCGTTCACAAAGGTACGATCACTCGAATTGCTTCCTTCGGCTGCTTCGTCCGCCTCGCACCAGGGATCGAGGGTTTGGTACACGTCAGCGAACTGGCAAACCATCGTGTTTCCAAAGTCGACGCGTTCGTCAGCGAAGGACAGGAAGTCGATGTCAAGGTTTTGTCGTTCGATCGTGCTTCGCAAAAAATCGGCTTGTCAATGAAGGCTGCTAACACGCCCGCCGAAGACAGCAAGCCGGTTGTCGAAGAAGTGGACGAGCCGCAGCGCGACGTCGCGGTCAAACCGCAACACGCCGGCCCGCTAAAGGGCGGCAACAACCGTGAAACCGGTGGCGAGCAATTCGGCCTACGCTGGTAA
- a CDS encoding protein-L-isoaspartate(D-aspartate) O-methyltransferase: MPLYCQSILLLAIFAATTMATDPYQQARERLVAERVATAGVEDTRVLDALRETPRHEFVPRSQLNRAYYDMALPIGYSQTISSPFIVGLMTEALSPEPSDKVLEIGTGSGYQAAVLSPLVEHVYSIEIVRELGERAADTLARLDYENVSTRVGDGFLGWPDAAPFDKIIVTCSPESVPQPLVDQLREGGVMVIPVGERYQQTLYRLIKKDGKLVREALRPTLFVPMTGEAEDGRQVKPDATNPVAINGDFELVPEGDQLDSDDVVPGWYYGRQVTLIKGHSSDPAPSGERYVRFHNETPGRNSHLLQGIAIDGSEVSQIRLSGSVRTEGIEKGPTSDGMPAIAITFYDEIRKDLGTFWLGPFRGTRDWRSHSRLLRVPLTTHEAILRIGLFGATGEVDYDNIKLEKYGR; the protein is encoded by the coding sequence ATGCCCCTGTATTGCCAATCGATCTTGCTGCTCGCCATCTTTGCCGCAACCACGATGGCGACCGATCCCTACCAACAAGCTCGTGAACGCTTGGTCGCCGAACGCGTGGCGACCGCCGGCGTGGAAGACACCCGTGTCTTAGACGCCCTTCGCGAAACTCCGCGACATGAGTTTGTGCCCCGCAGTCAACTCAACCGCGCGTATTACGACATGGCGCTACCGATTGGGTACTCCCAAACGATCAGCAGCCCTTTCATTGTCGGGTTAATGACCGAAGCTCTCAGCCCCGAACCTAGTGACAAGGTCTTGGAAATCGGTACCGGCAGCGGCTATCAAGCGGCGGTTTTGAGCCCTTTGGTCGAGCATGTCTACTCGATCGAAATCGTCCGAGAACTGGGTGAGCGCGCCGCCGATACGCTCGCACGATTGGATTATGAAAATGTTTCCACGCGCGTCGGGGATGGCTTTCTAGGGTGGCCTGATGCGGCACCGTTCGACAAGATCATTGTCACGTGCAGCCCGGAATCGGTGCCTCAACCACTGGTCGACCAACTCCGTGAAGGCGGGGTGATGGTCATCCCTGTGGGTGAGCGCTATCAACAAACTTTGTATCGGCTAATTAAAAAAGACGGCAAACTGGTCCGTGAGGCGTTGCGTCCGACGCTGTTCGTACCGATGACCGGCGAGGCTGAGGATGGGCGACAAGTCAAACCCGATGCGACCAACCCAGTCGCAATCAACGGTGACTTCGAACTTGTCCCCGAAGGCGACCAACTCGACTCCGATGATGTCGTCCCCGGTTGGTACTACGGTCGCCAAGTCACGTTAATCAAAGGGCATAGTAGTGACCCCGCCCCTTCCGGAGAACGCTACGTGCGGTTCCACAACGAAACGCCGGGACGCAATTCACACCTTTTGCAAGGCATCGCGATCGACGGGAGCGAAGTGTCTCAAATTCGCTTGAGTGGTTCGGTGCGAACTGAAGGAATCGAGAAAGGTCCAACCAGCGATGGGATGCCCGCAATTGCAATCACGTTCTATGACGAAATCCGAAAAGATTTGGGGACGTTTTGGCTGGGACCATTCCGCGGTACACGCGATTGGCGTTCCCACAGTCGATTGTTGCGTGTCCCTCTCACCACCCACGAAGCGATCTTGCGAATAGGACTATTCGGCGCGACTGGTGAAGTCGACTACGACAACATCAAGTTGGAAAAGTACGGTCGCTGA
- a CDS encoding bacterioferritin, whose product MASARSLENLQKGLAMELTASHQYQLHASVLNDWGLDLLALQMKDEMREELGHSDRFLERIMFLKGDPKMEFDQPPQRAKSLKELFETDLADEQQAVKFYTKAAHQASEDSDIGTKRLFEDIAIDEEEHIGWLELQLDLLERIGEPAYIAKHMSSPHDGGEN is encoded by the coding sequence ATGGCATCGGCACGATCTTTAGAAAACCTGCAAAAAGGGTTGGCGATGGAACTGACCGCTTCTCACCAATATCAGTTGCATGCCAGTGTCCTCAACGACTGGGGGCTCGACTTGCTCGCTCTGCAGATGAAGGATGAAATGAGGGAGGAACTTGGGCATTCCGATAGATTTCTTGAGCGGATCATGTTCCTCAAGGGCGACCCAAAGATGGAATTCGATCAACCGCCGCAACGGGCGAAGTCGCTAAAAGAACTTTTCGAAACCGATCTTGCAGACGAGCAACAAGCGGTGAAGTTTTACACCAAGGCAGCTCATCAGGCGTCGGAGGATTCCGATATCGGAACCAAACGCTTGTTTGAAGACATCGCAATCGATGAAGAAGAACACATCGGTTGGCTGGAGTTGCAACTGGATCTTCTCGAACGCATTGGCGAGCCCGCCTATATCGCCAAGCATATGTCGTCGCCGCACGACGGTGGTGAGAACTGA
- a CDS encoding DUF1559 domain-containing protein yields MRVDTFNRRAGFTLVELLVVIAIIGILVGLLLPAVQAAREAARRMSCSNNFKQLGLALHNYHSAYKMLPKHMGGTFQKVGSTAVNRSPGPTPQAASGTNRNELSGLVGLTAYFEQQGLWDMISNVFEVQSGTNSGTYFAAMGPDTNMILSNHAANQYDPWMTEIPMLRCPSDPGAGLPASGRTNYAFCLGDAPRQTNVGPENQLGVINTARSERTQASCRGVFVPRRFVKFRDVLDGLSNSIMMGEIKTDLGDRDIRTFIARSGGNLRINPDFASSMIDPERPRYWLPGTAEASARADNRRGYKWASGRAAYTGFHTILPPNRQCASHQNGDLSAESVLTASSNHQGGVHVLFTDGAVVFMTDSIEAGQSNHATVRIAGTSAEPTHSTVPGSQSPFGLWGALGTRASREVIDESF; encoded by the coding sequence ATGAGAGTCGATACATTTAATCGCCGAGCAGGATTCACGCTTGTCGAGTTATTGGTCGTGATTGCGATCATCGGAATTTTGGTAGGACTGTTGCTTCCCGCCGTTCAAGCGGCGCGCGAGGCAGCCCGCAGGATGAGTTGCAGCAACAATTTCAAACAGCTTGGCCTTGCGCTGCACAACTACCATTCCGCGTACAAAATGCTGCCCAAACATATGGGTGGTACGTTTCAAAAGGTGGGTAGTACCGCGGTTAATCGGAGTCCAGGGCCGACGCCCCAAGCTGCATCGGGAACAAACCGAAATGAGCTCAGTGGCTTGGTTGGCCTGACAGCTTATTTTGAGCAGCAGGGGCTATGGGACATGATTAGTAACGTGTTCGAAGTCCAATCCGGAACCAATTCGGGGACCTATTTTGCCGCGATGGGGCCAGACACAAACATGATTCTCTCCAATCATGCGGCCAACCAATATGACCCTTGGATGACCGAGATCCCAATGCTCCGCTGTCCGTCCGATCCGGGGGCCGGCTTGCCGGCGTCAGGCCGAACGAACTATGCGTTTTGTCTCGGTGACGCGCCGCGACAAACCAACGTCGGGCCAGAGAATCAGCTTGGTGTCATCAACACAGCCCGTTCAGAGCGAACGCAAGCATCCTGCCGAGGCGTGTTTGTTCCTCGTCGGTTTGTCAAGTTTCGCGATGTACTCGATGGATTGTCCAACTCGATCATGATGGGAGAAATCAAGACGGATCTTGGCGATCGAGATATCCGAACGTTCATCGCCCGTAGCGGAGGGAATCTTCGCATCAACCCGGATTTCGCTAGCTCGATGATCGACCCAGAACGTCCACGCTATTGGCTTCCCGGAACCGCGGAAGCGTCCGCTCGCGCCGACAATCGTCGCGGTTACAAATGGGCCTCTGGTCGCGCCGCTTACACCGGATTCCATACGATACTTCCGCCGAACCGTCAATGCGCATCACACCAGAACGGTGACTTGTCTGCCGAATCCGTTTTGACAGCGTCCAGCAATCACCAAGGTGGCGTTCATGTTCTGTTTACAGACGGTGCGGTTGTGTTCATGACCGATTCCATCGAAGCCGGACAAAGCAATCATGCTACCGTACGGATCGCCGGAACTTCAGCCGAACCTACACATTCAACCGTGCCGGGTTCACAGAGTCCTTTCGGTTTGTGGGGAGCCTTGGGAACGCGTGCAAGTCGCGAAGTGATCGACGAAAGTTTCTAG
- a CDS encoding class I SAM-dependent methyltransferase, whose protein sequence is MRNRSQSATDHFDKRLEALDATDFNRRAWDNIARSRHRWFTPAPADQIVQAKAGEFSIRLTACKQIPQDWLGDIRGRRILALAAGGGHQGPILAAAGASVTVVDISEGQLEIDQRMADEHDLDLQTTRCDMADLGHFDDASFDMVINPCSVNFAPDVRPIWHETARVLRDGGVMIAGLIQPVNYLFDETARDDRKLTVRFQIPYSDLDLPDDERDRTIGPERPIDFGHTLTDLIGGQLDAGFHLTAIMEDTWGGDDVLSEHIATFLATRSIRVPR, encoded by the coding sequence ATGCGCAACCGATCACAATCCGCGACGGATCACTTTGACAAGAGGCTTGAAGCGTTGGACGCGACCGATTTCAATCGGCGAGCTTGGGACAACATTGCTCGCAGCCGGCATCGCTGGTTCACCCCCGCACCAGCCGACCAAATCGTGCAGGCAAAGGCTGGCGAGTTTTCGATCCGCCTGACCGCCTGCAAGCAGATTCCTCAAGACTGGCTAGGGGATATTCGGGGGCGGCGAATCCTAGCGTTAGCTGCCGGCGGCGGGCATCAAGGTCCAATCTTGGCTGCCGCGGGGGCCTCGGTGACCGTGGTCGATATCAGTGAAGGGCAACTCGAAATCGACCAGCGGATGGCAGACGAACACGATCTCGATCTGCAGACCACGCGTTGCGACATGGCTGACTTGGGGCACTTCGACGATGCCTCGTTCGACATGGTTATCAACCCCTGTTCGGTCAATTTTGCACCCGACGTGCGGCCGATTTGGCACGAGACGGCTCGTGTGCTCAGAGACGGCGGGGTGATGATCGCCGGACTGATTCAGCCGGTGAACTACTTGTTCGACGAAACGGCACGCGACGATCGTAAACTAACGGTGCGTTTCCAGATCCCCTACAGCGATTTGGATTTACCGGACGACGAACGCGATCGCACGATCGGACCAGAACGCCCGATCGATTTTGGCCACACCCTAACCGACCTGATTGGTGGCCAACTTGATGCCGGCTTCCATCTGACAGCTATAATGGAAGATACCTGGGGAGGCGACGATGTGCTTTCCGAACATATCGCTACATTCCTTGCGACCCGATCGATTCGTGTGCCCCGTTAA
- a CDS encoding DUF1501 domain-containing protein, whose translation MLSLTGRGSSQTCNGVRRRDFLQVGALGAFGVGLPQFLAAAERGVVDPDKDRRSCIMIFNLGAPSQLDTFDMKPEAPSEVRGPFKAISTKGDFQVSEILPKHAEIADKFSVIRSCYHTAAAVHDAGWQMLQTGRQFTGGVNYPHAGAVLQYMRGRRTDLPAHVVLPETMGRGGGNLPNGQAGGFLGKTYDPFALMADPSKPDFKVPDLLPPPDLGDVRIDRRRRMREAIEGRMAQLETTESAKMLDKNFEAAYRLMNSPQAREAFDLSKEPQSVRERYGMNRFGQCCLLSRRLIEAGVRFVTINTFLTVFNEVTWDIHGSKPFTTIEGMKNIVAPMYDQGYAALVSDLDERGMLDDTMVCGLAEFGRTPKVNPAGGRDHWPQCFSTTFAGGGVQGGRAIGASDPIGAVPADRPTQPGEIIASVFHSLGLDLHAEIPGPGGRPFPLVDFGVREVRELFS comes from the coding sequence ATGCTCAGTCTGACTGGCCGCGGTTCATCACAAACTTGCAATGGGGTTCGCCGTCGCGATTTTTTACAAGTCGGAGCGTTGGGAGCTTTCGGCGTCGGCTTGCCTCAGTTTTTGGCGGCGGCCGAGCGAGGCGTCGTCGACCCGGATAAAGATCGCCGCTCATGCATTATGATTTTCAATCTCGGCGCCCCCAGCCAACTCGATACCTTCGACATGAAACCGGAGGCCCCGTCGGAAGTTCGCGGGCCATTCAAGGCGATCTCCACCAAAGGCGACTTTCAGGTCTCGGAGATTCTACCGAAGCACGCCGAGATCGCCGATAAGTTTTCCGTCATCCGATCTTGCTACCACACCGCCGCTGCCGTTCACGATGCCGGCTGGCAGATGTTGCAAACGGGCCGTCAATTCACCGGGGGCGTCAACTATCCACACGCCGGCGCGGTGTTGCAATACATGCGGGGACGACGAACCGACTTGCCCGCTCACGTCGTCCTGCCCGAGACAATGGGACGTGGCGGAGGAAACTTGCCCAACGGTCAAGCCGGTGGGTTTCTTGGCAAAACCTACGATCCGTTCGCGTTGATGGCCGATCCCAGCAAACCGGATTTTAAGGTTCCCGACTTGCTGCCGCCCCCAGACCTGGGTGACGTCCGCATCGATCGTCGTCGTCGCATGCGTGAAGCGATCGAAGGTCGCATGGCACAGCTGGAAACGACGGAGTCCGCTAAGATGCTCGACAAGAACTTCGAAGCGGCTTACCGGTTGATGAACAGCCCTCAAGCTCGCGAAGCGTTCGATCTGTCCAAGGAACCGCAAAGTGTCCGCGAACGGTACGGAATGAATCGCTTCGGTCAGTGTTGCTTGTTGTCACGAAGATTGATCGAAGCCGGCGTCCGCTTTGTGACCATCAACACATTCCTGACCGTCTTCAACGAAGTTACTTGGGACATTCACGGCAGCAAGCCGTTCACAACGATCGAAGGAATGAAGAATATTGTCGCACCGATGTACGACCAAGGTTATGCGGCATTGGTCAGTGACTTGGACGAACGTGGAATGCTTGACGACACGATGGTTTGCGGTCTGGCCGAGTTTGGACGGACGCCAAAAGTCAATCCGGCTGGCGGACGTGATCATTGGCCACAATGTTTCTCGACCACCTTCGCCGGAGGAGGCGTTCAAGGAGGACGCGCGATCGGTGCCAGTGACCCGATCGGCGCGGTCCCCGCAGACCGTCCGACGCAGCCTGGTGAAATCATCGCCAGCGTGTTTCATTCGTTGGGATTAGACCTGCACGCGGAAATCCCCGGTCCCGGCGGTCGCCCCTTTCCTCTCGTCGATTTCGGCGTTCGCGAAGTCAGAGAACTGTTCAGTTAG
- a CDS encoding sulfatase-like hydrolase/transferase, producing the protein MRLLLLTTMLMIGFACDGPTATNLWAEPLRPNVVLIFVDDLGYGDLGCYGNAKIKTPHLDRLASSGQRWTSFYSSGSYCVPSRKGLMSGRHPNFIPNRVDGLRDDPQALLPAMFKRAGYATAMFGKWHLAGYPKDFTQHPMHPLECGFDDHLGTPGSNDVPAPKGQKQTRDLFDRCDKYTFPVPLIRGREVIEFPANQELFTQRYTAESIRWIQSHRDEPFFVYLAHNMPHAPVFASPEFQGKSAGGRFGDVVEEIDWSVGELMKTLAALNLREKTLVVFTSDNGPWTVFGPHGGTAAPLRGEKGTTWEGGLRVPAIFSWPETIRPATIDGIAANLDLYATFANLVGGDQPSKKPGYDSKDLSPTLLDGQPSPRSSWAYHTTAFRSGRYKIHTTIVPPADPISRRRQPRTVLDQPQLYDLINDLGETVDIAAERPEVVQRLLDEKKRFEEREAR; encoded by the coding sequence ATGCGATTGCTGCTTTTGACAACGATGCTGATGATTGGATTCGCTTGCGACGGGCCCACCGCAACGAACCTCTGGGCCGAACCACTACGTCCAAATGTGGTGTTGATCTTTGTCGACGACCTTGGATATGGCGACTTGGGTTGCTACGGCAACGCGAAGATCAAAACTCCGCATCTGGATCGTTTGGCCTCTTCTGGGCAGCGCTGGACTAGTTTCTACTCATCTGGATCCTACTGTGTCCCCAGCCGTAAAGGACTGATGAGCGGACGCCATCCCAACTTCATCCCCAACCGTGTGGATGGACTTCGCGATGACCCGCAGGCGTTGCTCCCCGCGATGTTCAAACGGGCGGGTTATGCGACCGCGATGTTTGGAAAATGGCACTTAGCCGGCTATCCGAAAGACTTCACCCAGCACCCGATGCATCCGCTCGAATGTGGATTTGACGATCATCTTGGGACCCCCGGCAGCAATGACGTCCCCGCACCAAAGGGACAAAAGCAAACGCGTGATTTATTTGATCGGTGCGATAAGTACACTTTCCCGGTTCCACTGATTCGAGGCCGCGAGGTGATCGAGTTTCCGGCAAACCAAGAGTTGTTCACCCAGCGCTACACCGCCGAATCCATTCGGTGGATTCAGAGCCATCGCGACGAACCTTTCTTTGTCTATCTTGCCCACAATATGCCGCACGCACCCGTGTTCGCCTCTCCAGAATTTCAAGGAAAAAGTGCGGGCGGTCGGTTTGGTGACGTTGTCGAAGAGATTGACTGGTCTGTCGGTGAATTGATGAAGACACTCGCCGCGCTCAACCTACGTGAAAAGACGTTAGTGGTCTTCACCAGCGACAACGGCCCCTGGACAGTGTTCGGCCCTCACGGAGGTACCGCGGCCCCGCTGCGCGGTGAAAAAGGCACAACGTGGGAAGGCGGATTGCGAGTTCCAGCAATTTTTTCGTGGCCCGAGACAATTCGACCGGCGACCATTGACGGGATTGCTGCGAATTTGGATCTGTATGCGACGTTCGCGAATCTCGTCGGAGGTGACCAACCGAGCAAAAAGCCCGGATACGATTCGAAAGACCTATCCCCAACATTGCTCGATGGACAGCCAAGCCCCAGAAGTTCCTGGGCATACCACACGACCGCATTCCGATCCGGCCGATACAAAATTCACACGACCATTGTCCCTCCTGCCGATCCGATTTCCCGACGTCGTCAACCGAGAACGGTGCTCGATCAGCCTCAACTTTATGACCTGATTAACGATCTCGGTGAAACCGTCGATATCGCGGCAGAACGCCCCGAAGTTGTCCAGCGTCTGCTTGATGAAAAGAAGCGTTTCGAGGAACGGGAAGCACGCTAA
- a CDS encoding ArsR/SmtB family transcription factor — MATKSKKNDAKASKPRGTVRDFAQAAECLKTLAHPVRLRIVQLLLFGRYTVGELAADCEIQDNVASDHLRLLQRCGFLVSEREGRRVYYQIAEPHLQGLMDCIEGRFLPAES, encoded by the coding sequence ATGGCAACAAAAAGCAAGAAAAACGATGCGAAAGCAAGTAAGCCGCGTGGAACGGTTCGTGATTTTGCACAGGCGGCGGAGTGCTTGAAAACACTAGCGCATCCGGTTCGCTTGCGGATCGTGCAGCTATTGCTGTTCGGCCGCTACACCGTTGGCGAATTGGCCGCCGATTGCGAGATCCAGGACAACGTCGCGTCGGACCATCTCCGATTGCTACAACGTTGCGGTTTTTTGGTCAGCGAACGCGAAGGGCGAAGAGTCTATTACCAGATCGCCGAGCCACATTTGCAAGGGCTGATGGATTGCATCGAAGGACGGTTCCTTCCAGCTGAAAGCTGA